The Crocosphaera subtropica ATCC 51142 genome includes a window with the following:
- a CDS encoding BrnT family toxin has product MSLQFEWNNQKASFNLKKHNISFEEAKSVFNDPLAYIFDDEWHSVGEKREIIIGRDGYNRLILVCFTERNQKIRLISARLATKKERLDYEEHTKF; this is encoded by the coding sequence ATGAGTTTACAATTCGAGTGGAACAACCAAAAAGCAAGCTTTAATCTCAAAAAGCACAATATCTCATTCGAGGAAGCAAAGAGTGTTTTTAATGATCCTTTAGCTTATATTTTTGATGATGAGTGGCATTCTGTGGGGGAAAAGAGAGAAATAATCATAGGACGAGATGGCTATAATCGTCTTATATTAGTTTGTTTCACAGAAAGAAATCAAAAGATTCGTCTGATCAGTGCGCGTTTAGCAACCAAAAAAGAACGTTTAGACTATGAAGAACACACAAAATTCTGA
- a CDS encoding endonuclease domain-containing protein, producing the protein MKTSNFYLPYNSKLIARAKRLRKNMTQAEKKLWYDYLRHFHCRIHRQRPIDNFIVDFYCPRAKLVIEVDGEIHDTESAQQYDHERTRRLEGYGLTVVRFTNQEVLNHFVEVCEKIADLIPPTSL; encoded by the coding sequence ATGAAAACTAGCAATTTCTACTTACCTTATAATTCTAAGCTGATAGCAAGGGCAAAAAGGTTGAGAAAAAACATGACACAAGCTGAAAAAAAGCTTTGGTATGATTACCTCAGACATTTTCACTGTCGCATCCATAGACAAAGACCCATTGATAACTTTATTGTTGATTTCTATTGTCCGAGGGCAAAACTTGTTATCGAAGTTGATGGAGAAATTCATGACACAGAATCAGCGCAACAATATGATCACGAAAGAACACGAAGATTAGAAGGGTATGGATTAACCGTTGTTCGCTTCACTAACCAGGAAGTCCTCAATCATTTTGTAGAGGTGTGTGAAAAAATTGCAGACTTGATTCCTCCGACATCCCTTTGA